A section of the Piliocolobus tephrosceles isolate RC106 chromosome 14, ASM277652v3, whole genome shotgun sequence genome encodes:
- the ACTL7A gene encoding actin-like protein 7A — protein sequence MWAPPAAIVGDGPTKKVGNQAPLQTQALQTASLRDGPAKRAVRVRRRSSESQEPTESKAAKERPKQEVTKAVVVDLGTGYCKCGFAGLPRPTHKISTMVGKPYMETAKTGDNRKETFVGQELNNTNVHLKLVNPLRHGIIVDWDTVQDIWEYLFRQEMKIAPEEHAVLVSDPPLSPHTNREKYAEMLFEAFNTPAMHIAYQSRLSMYAYGRTSGLVVEVGHGVSYVVPIYEGYPLPSITGRLDYAGSDLTAYLLGLLNSAGNEFTQDQMGIVEDIKKKCCFVALDPTEEKKIPLSEHTIRYVLPDGKEIQLCQERFLCSEMFFKPSLIKSMQLGLHTQTVSCLNKCDIALKRDLMGNILLCGGSTMLSGFPNRLQKELSSMCPNDTPQVNVLPERDSAVWTGGSILASLQGFQPLWVHRFEYEEHGPFFLYRRCF from the coding sequence ATGTGGGCTCCACCGGCAGCAATCGTGGGGGATGGGCCCACCAAGAAGGTGGGTAACCAGGCCCCCCTGCAGACACAGGCCCTCCAGACTGCCTCCTTAAGGGATGGCCCGGCAAAGCGGGCCGTGAGGGTCCGCCGCAGGAGTTCAGAGTCACAAGAACCTACTGAATCAAAGGCAGCCAAGGAGAGGCCCAAGCAGGAGGTGACCAAAGCAGTGGTCGTGGACCTGGGCACTGGCTACTGTAAATGTGGCTTTGCCGGCCTGCCAAGACCCACCCACAAGATCTCAACAATGGTGGGCAAGCCCTACATGGAGACTGCCAAGACTGGGGATAATCGCAAGGAGACATTTGTGGGACAGGAACTCAACAACACAAACGTTCATCTCAAGCTGGTTAACCCTCTGCGACATGGCATCATCGTGGACTGGGATACAGTGCAGGATATCTGGGAATACCTCTTCCGACAAGAGATGAAGATCGCCCCGGAGGAGCATGCGGTCTTGGTTTCAGACCCACCGCTGAGCCCACACACCAACAGAGAGAAATATGCTGAAATGCTGTTTGAAGCCTTCAACACTCCTGCGATGCACATCGCCTACCAGTCGCGCCTGTCCATGTACGCCTATGGAAGGACCTCCGGCCTGGTGGTGGAGGTTGGCCATGGCGTGTCCTACGTGGTCCCCATCTACGAGGGTTATCCTTTGCCCAGCATCACCGGAAGGCTGGACTACGCAGGCTCTGACCTGACAGCCTACCTGCTAGGCCTGCTGAACAGTGCAGGGAACGAATTCACCCAGGACCAGATGGGCATCGTGGAGGACATCAAGAAGAAATGCTGCTTTGTGGCCCTGGATCCCACTGAGGAGAAGAAAATCCCTCTCAGTGAGCATACGATCCGCTACGTGCTGCCGGATGGGAAGGAGATTCAGCTGTGCCAGGAACGGTTCCTCTGCTCAGAGATGTTCTTCAAGCCGTCTCTCATCAAGTCCATGCAGCTGGGCCTCCACACCCAGACCGTGTCCTGCCTTAACAAGTGTGACATCGCCCTCAAACGGGACCTCATGGGGAACATCCTGCTCTGCGGGGGCAGCACGATGCTCAGTGGCTTCCCTAACCGTCTGCAGAAGGAGCTAAGTAGCATGTGTCCCAACGACACCCCGCAGGTAAACGTGCTGCCTGAGAGAGACAGTGCCGTGTGGACCGGTGGCTCCATCCTGGCCTCACTTCAGGGTTTCCAACCACTGTGGGTCCACCGCTTTGAGTACGAGGAACACGGGCCTTTCTTCCTCTACAGAAGGTGCTTCTGA
- the ACTL7B gene encoding actin-like protein 7B, translated as MATRNSPMALGTAQGDPGEAGTRPGSDAGLRDTGAATQVKMKPRKVRKIKAVVIDLGSQYCKCGYAGEPRPTYFISSTVGKRCPEAADAGDTRKGTLVGHELLNTETPLKLVNPLKHGIVVDWDCVQDIWEYIFHTAMKILPEEHAVLVSDTPLSPSSNREKYAELMFETFGIPAMHVTSQSLLSIYSYGKTSGLVVESGHGVSHVVPISEGEVLPGLTSRADYAGGDLTNYLMQLLNEAGHAFTDDHLHIIEHIKKKCCYAAFLPEEELSLVPEELRVDYELPDGKLITIGQERFRCSEMLFQPSLAGSTQPGLQELTAACLGRCQDTGFKEEMAANVLLCGGCTMLDGFPERFQRELSLLCPGDSPAVAAAPERKTSVWTGGSILASLQAFQQLWVSKEEFQERGSMAIYSKC; from the coding sequence ATGGCAACAAGGAACAGCCCCATGGCCCTGGGCACGGCTCAGGGTGACCCTGGAGAGGCAGGAACACGGCCAGGCTCTGACGCCGGCCTCCGGGACACAGGTGCGGCCACTCAGGTCAAGATGAAGCCCAGGAAGGTGCGCAAGATCAAGGCCGTTGTCATCGACCTGGGCTCCCAGTACTGCAAGTGCGGCTACGCGGGAGAGCCGAGGCCCACCTACTTCATCTCCTCCACCGTGGGAAAACGCTGCCCCGAGGCGGCCGACGCTGGCGACACCCGCAAGGGGACCCTGGTGGGCCACGAGCTGCTCAACACGGAGACACCTCTCAAGCTGGTGAACCCGCTGAAGCACGGCATCGTGGTGGACTGGGACTGCGTGCAGGACATCTGGGAGTACATCTTCCACACGGCCATGAAGATCCTCCCCGAGGAGCACGCTGTGCTGGTCTCCGACACTCCGCTCAGCCCCAGCAGCAACCGGGAGAAGTACGCAGAGCTCATGTTCGAGACCTTCGGCATCCCCGCTATGCACGTGACGTCCCAGTCGTTGCTGTCCATCTACTCGTACGGCAAGACCTCGGGGCTGGTGGTGGAGAGCGGGCACGGCGTCTCGCACGTGGTGCCCATCTCCGAGGGCGAAGTGCTGCCAGGCCTGACCAGCCGCGCCGACTATGCTGGGGGTGACCTCACCAACTACCTGATGCAGCTGCTCAATGAGGCGGGCCACGCATTCACGGACGACCACCTGCACATCATAGAGCACATCAAGAAGAAGTGCTGCTATGCGGCCTTCCTGCCCGAGGAGGAGCTCAGCCTGGTCCCCGAGGAGCTGCGCGTGGACTACGAGCTCCCGGACGGCAAGCTCATCACCATTGGCCAGGAGCGCTTCCGCTGCTCTGAGATGCTCTTCCAGCCCTCCCTGGCGGGCAGCACCCAGCCGGGCCTCCAGGAGCTCACGGCTGCTTGCCTGGGCCGCTGCCAGGACACGGGCTTCAAGGAGGAGATGGCCGCCAACGTGCTGCTGTGTGGCGGCTGCACCATGCTGGATGGTTTCCCCGAGCGCTTCCAGAGGGAGCTGAGCCTCCTCTGCCCTGGGGACAGCCCTGCGGTGGCTGCAGCTCCTGAGAGAAAGACCTCCGTGTGGACCGGGGGCTCCatcctggcctccctgcaggCCTTCCAACAGCTCTGGGTCAGCAAGGAAGAGTTTCAGGAGCGGGGCAGCATGGCCATCTACAGCAAGTGCTGA